The following are from one region of the Natronocella acetinitrilica genome:
- the yihA gene encoding ribosome biogenesis GTP-binding protein YihA/YsxC — MPSAYRQAQFLTSASRLDQLPPDTGLEVAFAGRSNAGKSSALNAITGQKSLARTSKTPGRTQLINVFPFNDSMALVDLPGYGYAKVPPAMRQHWQQTLPAYLSGRQALRGLMLIMDVRHPLREFDQQMLMWTGHGGLPVHVLLSKADKLKRGPAATALQTVRKVLDREFGHSTVQLFSAQTRQGVDEACAMLDHWFGLDEAP, encoded by the coding sequence ATGCCATCCGCCTATCGCCAGGCGCAGTTCCTGACCAGCGCGAGCCGGCTCGATCAGTTGCCCCCGGACACGGGTCTTGAAGTGGCCTTCGCCGGCCGCTCCAACGCCGGCAAGTCCAGCGCGCTGAACGCCATCACCGGCCAGAAGTCTCTCGCCCGCACCAGCAAGACGCCAGGCCGCACCCAGCTGATCAACGTCTTTCCATTCAACGACAGCATGGCATTGGTGGACCTGCCCGGCTATGGCTATGCCAAGGTGCCACCGGCCATGCGCCAGCATTGGCAGCAGACGCTGCCGGCGTACCTGTCGGGGCGACAGGCGCTGCGTGGGCTCATGCTGATCATGGACGTCCGCCACCCGCTACGGGAATTCGACCAGCAGATGCTGATGTGGACCGGTCACGGGGGCTTGCCGGTCCACGTGCTGCTATCGAAGGCGGACAAGCTCAAGCGCGGCCCGGCGGCGACCGCGCTGCAGACCGTGCGAAAAGTGCTGGACCGGGAATTCGGCCATTCGACAGTGCAACTGTTTTCCGCCCAGACGCGTCAGGGGGTCGATGAGGCCTGCGCCATGCTGGACCACTGGTTCGGCCTGGATGAGGCGCCGTAG
- a CDS encoding c-type cytochrome, with product MKIWQCLAVAAMALCFTVVSSAGDVSRGEELSASCVACHGADGNSSNPEWPKLAGQHASYTYRQLQAYKSGDRQNALMAGQVANLSDQDMKDLAAYYESLEIEIGVADPDLVELGAQIFRGGNPDSGVAACIACHGAAGEGMGAAGFPSLKGQHATYTAQQLQKYRSGERATDPNRMMRSIAERMTDDEIRAVSSYIEGLYRQGN from the coding sequence ATGAAGATCTGGCAATGCCTTGCAGTTGCAGCCATGGCTTTGTGTTTCACCGTGGTTTCCTCCGCCGGAGATGTATCCCGCGGTGAAGAGTTATCCGCGTCCTGCGTGGCCTGTCACGGCGCCGACGGGAACAGCTCCAATCCGGAATGGCCGAAACTGGCCGGTCAGCACGCGAGTTACACGTATCGGCAGCTGCAGGCTTACAAGTCGGGGGACCGACAAAACGCCCTCATGGCCGGTCAGGTGGCAAACCTGAGTGATCAGGACATGAAGGATCTGGCCGCCTACTACGAGTCGCTGGAAATCGAGATCGGCGTCGCCGATCCGGATCTGGTGGAGCTGGGCGCGCAGATCTTCCGTGGTGGGAATCCCGACAGCGGCGTTGCTGCCTGTATCGCCTGCCATGGTGCCGCTGGCGAGGGCATGGGCGCAGCTGGTTTCCCCAGTCTCAAGGGGCAGCATGCCACTTACACCGCCCAGCAGCTGCAGAAGTATCGCTCCGGCGAGCGGGCCACCGACCCCAACCGGATGATGCGGTCAATCGCCGAACGCATGACCGATGACGAGATTCGTGCGGTATCCTCGTACATCGAAGGTTTGTACCGACAAGGCAACTAG